DNA sequence from the Yersinia kristensenii genome:
AACCGGTTATATACCAATAGTATCAGCGCCGATGGCTTTATCGGTTGGGAAAATCTCAAGTTAAAAATCAGTGATTTTACTAACGCATTGCGTTCAACCACCGGTAATTCGTGGAGGTCACCGGGTGTCGGCGGCCTAATTTTTGCGGCTTACTGTGGTGATTCAGATAATGACAATCACCGTAACCTTCCCAGAGGAAAAGGTGTTTCAGGTTCGCGATTGGGAATGTTATCAATTTCAGCAAAATGTAGCACATCAGGTTCTTATGCCTCCACGCCACAGTTTATTGTTACATCGCCAAACTCACACCCACAAGCAGGAAGTTTTATTGCACTTTCAGGTAGTGCCCTGACAACAGTCAGCAAAACGGAAGCCTTTGTTGGACTATTCATACGCATAGCGTGAGGTCAAATGGACATTAAAAACATTCAATCCTCGCTATCTGGAAAGTGGGGCAATTGATTGCGAAGTTCAATTTGCAGGAATGGAGGAATACTTGTCCTATACTGCCACTCCCGACGATACCACCGAAACGGGACAGAGCATTTGGCGGGCACTGATCAGGGGAGATTATGGCAATATTGCCCCTTTTGAAGTCACCCCCGCAATATTACAGGCCGCCAGAGAGCAAAAATGGCAGGAAATCAACATGTGGCGACTGGAACAGGAGGCACAAAGTATCACTTTTGAATATGCAGGTCGGACATGGAATGCTGACCAACAGTCAATGGCGCGTTTATCTCCTGTGGCCGCTGTTGCTAACACAAACTCGCGTGATGTGATGTCGGGGTGATGTGAATAATAAATTAGTATCACTGAGCGTGGAACAACTCAAGGGGCTCAGTGAGGCAATGGCACTGGCCTTGATGGAACATAATGACAGGATTTACCAGCGACAACGGGAAATGAAAGATGAGGTGGCGGGGTTAACGGACTTAAAACAAGTGAGGGAGTTTGTCGTTATTTGGTGAAATGCCGATTTGTACCGAAAAATGTTAAAGCCCCGAGTATCTAGGGGATTCGGGGCATTGTATAAGTAATGTTATTCTTTGCGAGATGTAGAAGAGGGGAATAATCCTCTTATTACGCCCAAAAAGGCAGCAAAAACATTAAGAGTAACAGCGGTGGTAATTGCTATAAGCACTTTATCTGAAAAAATATCAACACCAATCAGAGAGAACCATCCTTGAATAAAAAGAAGTAATGCCCAACCATAGAGTGATTTTTTGGCTACTTTGTAGGCTTTCTCTGCGAAAACCTCCCTGAGCTTTCTATAAGATTTTGCATCTTCTACTAGCTGAGGTGCAATATCGTCAGCGCCGGTAGAGGATTCACTACAAGGAGGTTCATCACGAAGACTTGGTGTTGATAATGAACCCAGTGATTCTTTCCCGCTGGGGATTGAGATATCTTCGAGCCAAGACATTAGTGAATAAATTCCGCCATATCTTTGTGTGATATAGGTCCACCGTCAGTAGCCCCTTTGCTCCATGCTGTATTGGGGGCATGAGTCATGCTCGATAATTCAGGGCCGCTATATTCACCATACACTTCGATGATTTTATCGACGAGTTTTCTGGTTTCCTCATCATCTTTCTGAATAGATGGCGTTATACGTTCAAAGTCGCCATCGCTTTCTTGAATAAAGCTAATCTTGCTATCTATTTCATTGGCACCGTATTTTTTTAGTAGCCTATAATGTTGGTATAACTGGTCCAAATTTCCAGCGAGCAAACAGATCATCAAAAAGTGGTGTTCCTCCACGCAATTTCAGATGCCATGACTGTGTGTAAAACAGTAATTTTTGCAGTTTCATTGGCGTGAGCTCTTTAAGCTCACCTTTGAGTGCCTTTTCAATGAAGGCATTTGCTACTGCAACAGCTGAATAAGCCATGTTATGCCCCCTATCCCATTGGTTCAGTGGATATTTTCTACTCTTTGTATAGTCGTTATGGTGCAAAATATGCTGTTCTTGTTTTTTAGTGTCAACAGGCTTCGAAAAAATTTTTCCAGAGGATAAGTCAGTGTTTCTGTGGGGGAGGGATGAAGCCTTGTGGGCAGCAGCTAGATATTGTGTAACCAGCACCATCTAAAAGTGGTTGGCCGTACAGTTGTACTGTGTTGAAAATTTCGGTCCGAGCCAGAAGTAGTTTAATGTCTGTTTTTGCTCATAGCAGGCCTGACAGCAATTCAGACAGGCTGCTTTGTGCCAGAAGCGGAAGTTTGCGATTTTAACTTATAGACAGTTAATTGAGTATATCATCTGGAATATTTAGTCCTACAATTGAATCACTATTGGTCGCATTACATACTCACTTCAAGTGTTAGATATTAATCAGAATCTAAACGTACACTCAGAAAATATCAGTGAAATTAACTTTATTCGGTGGTATGAATCAGAAACTCTTACGTTTAAAAAAATACCAGCCCGATACCACACAAAGAACATCTTGTAAGTTACATAACGTAGTGCTGAATTGGGGAGTTTACGGATTGACTCAAAAAAGACCGACGATTTTAATAAAATACTTCATATGCTTAAATGGAAAAGTAGATGTAATTAATATTGGACTTATTAGTGAGGCTCCTACTAAAAATTAGAACTTCAATATCAGCACGGCTAATCCACTCATTAATTTTAAATGTATTTCCTTTCAATTTTACTCAACTCCACAACCTGATGGCTAAATGATAGATTCACTGTATCAATATACTCAAAAACTTGCCCCTCAATATCGATAAAAGTGTTTTTTGGACCATTGCTAATGCGTATGCCTATTTCACCAAGTACTGTGATTATTTTTCTTTGATGGGTTTTATATTTGTAATCTTTATTTTCATCAGTTATGTATGCATTCGCCTCATTAATAACATCCTGAATATTATTGATTATAGCCAGGTAATGATCAGATACGGAAATATCCCCATCTTTTGCCTTTGGAAACATTATCTTATACCACCGAAATAGGTTTATACCTTCAGGGTAGATACTCGTTCTTTTGGAAAGTTCAGCACTAGAGAATTCGCGAAACATTGTAAGGTGAGCAGTGTAATTAC
Encoded proteins:
- a CDS encoding DUF4376 domain-containing protein, giving the protein MSYTATPDDTTETGQSIWRALIRGDYGNIAPFEVTPAILQAAREQKWQEINMWRLEQEAQSITFEYAGRTWNADQQSMARLSPVAAVANTNSRDVMSG
- a CDS encoding DUF4376 domain-containing protein: MNNKLVSLSVEQLKGLSEAMALALMEHNDRIYQRQREMKDEVAGLTDLKQVREFVVIW
- a CDS encoding retron Ec48 family effector membrane protein; translation: MNGKLKALIYIVVFATIIFVIFTIISLYQTIDGKRLYERSFCLSSQCLENLAKEVSGITLYFQAFGYLMTTFVTVFGVIIALMTYYSGVKNNNNSNYTAHLTMFREFSSAELSKRTSIYPEGINLFRWYKIMFPKAKDGDISVSDHYLAIINNIQDVINEANAYITDENKDYKYKTHQRKIITVLGEIGIRISNGPKNTFIDIEGQVFEYIDTVNLSFSHQVVELSKIERKYI